In the Coriobacteriia bacterium genome, one interval contains:
- the rnpA gene encoding ribonuclease P protein component, with the protein MSAKHIIKSSEEISRVLKEGKRYNHFLCTIYILKTPEYRDPSGRVAYIAGKKLGNAVWRNRSKRVMRAAVRVAEAVIPGYDILVVAKKATERAGSAVVAQAIASIVASKLIK; encoded by the coding sequence ATGAGTGCTAAACATATAATAAAGTCTTCTGAAGAAATCAGTCGTGTCCTTAAAGAGGGAAAGCGTTACAACCACTTTTTGTGCACCATTTATATACTGAAGACACCTGAGTATCGCGACCCTAGTGGCCGCGTTGCTTATATTGCAGGTAAAAAGCTCGGAAATGCCGTATGGAGAAACCGTTCGAAGAGAGTAATGCGTGCCGCCGTACGGGTTGCCGAGGCGGTTATTCCCGGGTATGACATACTGGTAGTTGCAAAAAAGGCAACGGAAAGGGCTGGATCGGCAGTAGTCGCACAGGCTATTGCCTCAATAGTCGCCAGCAAACTGATAAAATGA
- the yidD gene encoding membrane protein insertion efficiency factor YidD, translated as MNKERVSTFIASLPRRLLVLLIRGYQQVISPLSPPSCRFAPSCSAYAVTALQRYGVMKGGWLAFKRILRCNPWNPGGYDPVP; from the coding sequence ATGAATAAAGAAAGAGTTTCAACGTTTATAGCCTCCCTACCGCGCCGCTTGCTCGTCTTATTGATACGGGGATATCAGCAGGTTATCTCTCCCCTCTCCCCTCCTTCCTGCAGATTCGCACCCAGCTGTTCCGCATATGCGGTTACGGCTTTACAGCGTTACGGAGTCATGAAAGGCGGGTGGCTCGCATTCAAGCGAATCTTGCGCTGTAATCCGTGGAATCCCGGTGGGTATGATCCAGTACCTTAA
- the rpmH gene encoding 50S ribosomal protein L34 produces the protein MKRTYQPNNRHRAKTHGFRARMSTPGGRAVLAARRRKGRHSLCV, from the coding sequence GTGAAGAGAACTTACCAGCCTAACAACAGGCACCGCGCTAAAACACATGGCTTTCGTGCACGTATGTCCACTCCCGGTGGGCGTGCCGTTCTAGCTGCTCGTCGTCGTAAGGGCCGTCACAGCCTTTGTGTGTAA